One Numidum massiliense genomic window, TGTCGAGTACGGGCTCGAGGTACAAGGCGTAGACAAACAAGAGCGGGCTAAAAAAGCGAAAGAGGCGCTAGAAATGGTCGGCTTAGCTTCGTACCGCGACCAGTATCCCGATCAGCTAAGCGGCGGGATGCAGCAGCGCGTCGGCTTGGCGCGTGCGCTAGCGAACGACCCAGACGTGTTGCTCATGGACGAGGCGTTTAGTGCGCTCGATCCACTGATCAAAAAAGAAATGCAAGATGAATTGCTCGAATTACAGTCAGAGATGCAGAAGACGATCATTTTCATTACGCACGACTTGGACGAAGCGCTGCGCATCGGTGACCGGATTGCTTTAATGAAGGACGGCGCCATCGTGCAAGTGGGCACGCCGGAGGACATTCTCACCGATCCGAAAAATGACTACGTACGGCGATTTGTAGAAGACGTGAACCGGGCAAAAGTGCTCAAAGCAGAACACGTGATGAAGCGGGCAGAAAAAGTGACCGTCGGCAAAGACGGGCCGCGCGTCGCGCTCAACCGGATGCAAGCGCGCGGGTATTCCTCTCTGTTTGCCGTCGACCGCAAAAACGATCTACTCGGTGTGCTCACAGCCGAAGGGGCACAAAAAGCGATGAAAGAGGACAAGGCGTTAGAAGACGTCATCGTCCGCGACGTCGTGAAAGTGGACCCCGAAACGCCGCTCGAAGATATCGTATCGCAAATGGCAGAAACGGCCCATCCAGTTGCCGTCGTGAACGAAGCGGGGCGCCTGCGCGGGGCAATTGTCCGCGGCAGTGTCATTGGCGCGCTAGCGGGAAAAGAGGTGAATGGGGATGAGTGATTTCCTCCCGAAAATCCCGCTCGACGAGTGGATGGAAGAGTTCGTCGCTTGGCTGCAAACGAACTTCCAGTCGTTCTTTGATTTCTTTAGCAACGTCGTCGAACCGACCGTCGACTTTTTTGTCGATGCGCTCAACATACTCCCGTCGTTGTATACAATTGCCATTTTAGCGCTCCTCGCCTGGTGGTTGAGTAATTGGCGTATCGCGCTGTTTACGTTTGTCGGTTTTTTACTCATCGATAATTTAGGTTACTGGCACAACAGCACACAGACGATTGCACTCGTGCTGGCGGCGACAGCGCTCTCGATCATCTTTGGCGTGCCCCTCGGCATTTTATGCGGGAAAAACGATATGGCTAAAAAAATCGTCACCCCCATCTTAGACTTTATGCAGACGATGCCGGCGTTCGTCTACTTAGTACCGGCGGTCATCTTCTTTAGTTTAGGGGCAGTACCCGGTGTCATCGCCTCCGTCATTTTCGCTATGCCCCCAACAATCCGCATGACGAACTTGGGCATTCGCCAAGTGCCGGAGGAACTCGTCGAAGCGTCGGACGCGTTCGGTTCAACGCCGATGCAAAAACTGTTTAAAGTACAGTTGCCGTTAGCGAAGACGACAATTATGGCTGGTATCAACCAGACGATTATGTTAGCTCTTTCGATGGTCGTCATCGCCTCGATGATCGGGGCGAAAGGTTTAGGTGTCGACGTGTTACAAGCGGTGCAGCGCATTGAAGTCGGTACGGGCTTTGAAGCGGGTCTCGCCATCGTCATCATCGCGGTCGTGTTTGACCGCGTGACGCAAAACGTCGGCAGTCGTAAGCAAAAAAATGGGAATGGGAGATGATATGCTTTGCGTAAATCGTTAATCGTTAGTTTAGTGCTACTACTAGCAGTCGGAATGGTGTTATCTGCGTGTAGCAGCTCCAGCGACAACGCGACGCCGGAAGGGGAAAAAGACGCAGGTAAAGTAGAAGGAAAGAAAGACGACAAAGCGGCAAAAGGTGACGGCGGCGAAGAAGGAGGAAACGTGAAACTCGTCTACGTCAACTGGGATTCGGAAACGGCCAGTACGAACGTGATCAAAAAAGTACTCGAAGACGAAGGGTTTAATGTCGAGATTACCGCTGTCGACAACGCGCCGATGTGGGCCGCGGTCGCTGACGGCAGTGCGGACGGAATGGTCGCCGCGTGGTTGCCCGCGACACATAAAGGACCTTTTGCCAAATACGGTGACCAAGTCGTCGATTTAGGTGTCAACCTAGAAGGAGCGAAAATCGGGCTTGTCGTTCCGGAATACGTCGACATTAAATCGATCGAAGAGATGAACAAGCACAAGGATAAATTTAACAAAAAAATTGTCGGGATCGAGCCGGGTGCCGGCGTGATGGAAGCAACGGAAAATGCGATTAAAGATTACAACCTCGAGCTAGAGTTACAGCAAAGTTCGAGTGCTGCGATGACGGCTGAACTGACGCGAGCGATCGGAAAAAAAGAGTGGATCGCCGTAACCGGCTGGACCCCGCACTGGAAATTTGCTAAGTATGACCTAAAGTATTTGGAAGATCCGAAAGGCATTTTTGGCGACACTGAAAGCATTCATACGATCGTGCGCAAAGGGCTAAAAGAAGAAATGCCGCGCGTCTATGAAATTCTAGACAACTTCAGCTGGACGGTAGAAGATATGGAAGCAGTCATGTTGAAGATCGAAGAAGGCGAGTCTCCGGAAAAAGCAGCGGAGGCATGGGTGAAAGATAACCCAGACAAAGTGAAAGAGTGGACCGGGAAGTAAAAATACAGGTCGTTCAATAAAGACAGACCGATAGTTTGACTGCAATGGTGACTAGGGAAATCGTACCCGTCACTGCGATGAAGGATGAGTATGACGAAGAAGGTGAGCGTACATGCGTACGTGTCGCCTTCTTTTTTTGTGGCGAAGGTCTTGAAATTGATCCGATTACTAGAAACGGGAAGGTTAAAGTGCACGGAGAGAAGGAATTTACGTGGGGCATTTCCAAAAGCGAGGAAGTCATCATCGATCAAGAGCAGGAAGGGCTATTTAAAGAACGTCAAGTTTTAATTGCTTTTGATCCAGAAGTGAAAAAGTGGTTCGTAAAAGAAGTATCGAATTGGTCTTCGAGCGGTATGCTTTTAGATACTTTTGCTTGTACTAGAGAAAAAAATGTGTCCAAAAGGTGAAACCTCTTGCCGTCTATATCGTATAGATGTGTAACAGCAAGCGCGGTGTAGCTTGCTGTTACGACAAATACTTGCGGAAGGCGCGGTAGTTGCGAAAACCGGCGAACAAGTTGAACAAGCCTAGTAAACCGATAAAAGTTGCGGCGATGACGCGCGGG contains:
- a CDS encoding quaternary amine ABC transporter ATP-binding protein → MDKIVVNNLTKIFGQSPEKGMGLLKKGLNKEEIFARTGLTVGVQAASFSVQAGEIFVIMGLSGSGKSTLVRLLNRLIEPTAGEVLIDGEDLTKMNAERLRDVRRSKMSMVFQRFALFPHRTVQQNVEYGLEVQGVDKQERAKKAKEALEMVGLASYRDQYPDQLSGGMQQRVGLARALANDPDVLLMDEAFSALDPLIKKEMQDELLELQSEMQKTIIFITHDLDEALRIGDRIALMKDGAIVQVGTPEDILTDPKNDYVRRFVEDVNRAKVLKAEHVMKRAEKVTVGKDGPRVALNRMQARGYSSLFAVDRKNDLLGVLTAEGAQKAMKEDKALEDVIVRDVVKVDPETPLEDIVSQMAETAHPVAVVNEAGRLRGAIVRGSVIGALAGKEVNGDE
- a CDS encoding ABC transporter permease, whose amino-acid sequence is MGMSDFLPKIPLDEWMEEFVAWLQTNFQSFFDFFSNVVEPTVDFFVDALNILPSLYTIAILALLAWWLSNWRIALFTFVGFLLIDNLGYWHNSTQTIALVLAATALSIIFGVPLGILCGKNDMAKKIVTPILDFMQTMPAFVYLVPAVIFFSLGAVPGVIASVIFAMPPTIRMTNLGIRQVPEELVEASDAFGSTPMQKLFKVQLPLAKTTIMAGINQTIMLALSMVVIASMIGAKGLGVDVLQAVQRIEVGTGFEAGLAIVIIAVVFDRVTQNVGSRKQKNGNGR
- a CDS encoding glycine betaine ABC transporter substrate-binding protein, with protein sequence MRKSLIVSLVLLLAVGMVLSACSSSSDNATPEGEKDAGKVEGKKDDKAAKGDGGEEGGNVKLVYVNWDSETASTNVIKKVLEDEGFNVEITAVDNAPMWAAVADGSADGMVAAWLPATHKGPFAKYGDQVVDLGVNLEGAKIGLVVPEYVDIKSIEEMNKHKDKFNKKIVGIEPGAGVMEATENAIKDYNLELELQQSSSAAMTAELTRAIGKKEWIAVTGWTPHWKFAKYDLKYLEDPKGIFGDTESIHTIVRKGLKEEMPRVYEILDNFSWTVEDMEAVMLKIEEGESPEKAAEAWVKDNPDKVKEWTGK
- a CDS encoding TcaA 3rd/4th domain-containing protein, which codes for MKDEYDEEGERTCVRVAFFFCGEGLEIDPITRNGKVKVHGEKEFTWGISKSEEVIIDQEQEGLFKERQVLIAFDPEVKKWFVKEVSNWSSSGMLLDTFACTREKNVSKR